The following proteins come from a genomic window of Pseudomonas syringae:
- a CDS encoding GNAT family N-acetyltransferase — protein MNKITVSVAQWQKNNADIRRIRDSVFIAEQSVPPELEWDAEDADAVHFLAREGDYAVGTARLLADGEIGRLSVLKDWRGLKVGEALLSAVIDEAEKRGLEPLKLSAQVQAVDFYQRFGFVVTSKEFLEAGLPHVDMLRQV, from the coding sequence ATGAATAAAATCACTGTATCTGTCGCACAATGGCAGAAGAACAATGCTGATATCCGGCGTATACGCGACTCGGTGTTCATCGCTGAGCAGTCGGTGCCACCGGAGCTGGAGTGGGACGCCGAAGACGCAGATGCTGTGCATTTTCTGGCCCGTGAAGGTGACTATGCAGTGGGTACTGCGCGCCTGTTGGCGGACGGTGAAATCGGTCGCCTCTCGGTGCTCAAGGACTGGCGAGGCCTCAAGGTCGGTGAAGCCTTGCTGAGCGCCGTCATCGATGAAGCTGAAAAACGCGGGCTCGAACCACTGAAACTCAGCGCTCAGGTACAAGCTGTCGATTTCTACCAGCGTTTCGGTTTCGTGGTCACCAGCAAAGAGTTTCTTGAAGCCGGTCTGCCACATGTCGATATGCTTCGACAGGTGTAA